One Cryobacterium roopkundense genomic region harbors:
- a CDS encoding amidase yields MNEEITALSASDVSRLIRARELSAREALEAHMDQIDRVNPRINAIVTLDRAGAARQAEAADALTRSGAVLPPLHGVPMTHKDTHSTAGLRTTFGSPLFADNVPDHDDLIVARFKAAGVVTTGKSNVPEFAAGSHTFNEVFGTTTNPYDPRLSAGGSSGGVAAALAARIQSIGDGSDMGGSLRIPASFCNVVGFRPSLGMIPLAPSRNAWGWLARTGPMAREVTDVALAMSVLTGTDASTPFHCPVPASSFREPLERDLTGLRIGWSPDFGLGIPVQKEVLRVLEGQLRVFEDLGAIVEEASPDLRDADVVFDTVRSLDFALAYGDLVADHAEDIKAEVRWNVARGLALTGADVVESALARTRLAAATRHFFTRFDVFASPAAQLLPFDASWRYPRTVKGIEFDTYLEWMRSACVVSAMGIPALCMPAGFSDSGLPVGMQLAMNHGRDVNLLQVGFAYEQATHHARRAPELLSVGR; encoded by the coding sequence GTGAACGAGGAGATCACCGCACTGTCGGCATCCGATGTGTCACGGCTCATACGTGCGCGCGAGCTCTCGGCGCGAGAGGCGCTCGAGGCGCACATGGACCAGATCGACAGGGTCAATCCCCGCATCAACGCGATCGTCACCCTGGACAGGGCAGGCGCCGCCCGACAGGCGGAGGCGGCCGACGCCCTGACCCGGAGCGGCGCCGTACTGCCACCCCTGCACGGCGTTCCCATGACCCACAAAGACACCCACAGCACGGCCGGGCTGCGCACGACCTTCGGTTCCCCGCTGTTCGCCGACAACGTGCCAGACCACGATGACCTCATCGTGGCCCGCTTCAAGGCCGCGGGCGTGGTCACCACGGGCAAGAGCAACGTTCCGGAATTCGCGGCCGGATCGCACACCTTCAACGAGGTCTTCGGTACCACCACCAACCCCTACGATCCCCGGTTGAGCGCGGGCGGTAGCAGTGGAGGCGTGGCAGCGGCCCTGGCCGCGCGCATCCAGTCGATCGGCGACGGCAGCGATATGGGTGGGTCGTTGCGTATTCCGGCTTCCTTCTGCAACGTGGTGGGCTTCCGCCCATCCCTGGGCATGATCCCGCTAGCCCCCTCGCGCAATGCCTGGGGCTGGCTCGCTCGCACGGGCCCCATGGCCAGAGAGGTCACCGACGTGGCGCTGGCGATGAGCGTTCTGACCGGTACGGATGCGTCGACACCCTTCCACTGCCCGGTGCCGGCGTCCAGTTTTCGCGAACCGCTCGAGCGCGATCTCACCGGCCTGCGGATCGGCTGGTCGCCAGACTTCGGGCTCGGGATTCCGGTGCAGAAGGAAGTGTTGCGGGTGCTCGAGGGCCAGCTGCGCGTCTTTGAAGACCTGGGCGCGATAGTAGAGGAGGCCTCCCCCGATCTGCGGGACGCCGACGTCGTCTTCGACACGGTGCGTTCGCTCGACTTCGCGCTGGCGTACGGCGACCTCGTTGCCGACCACGCCGAGGACATCAAGGCAGAGGTGCGGTGGAACGTGGCGCGGGGCCTCGCACTTACGGGAGCGGATGTCGTGGAATCGGCGCTGGCGCGCACCAGACTCGCGGCGGCTACCCGGCACTTCTTCACCCGGTTCGACGTGTTCGCCAGCCCCGCCGCGCAACTGCTGCCCTTCGACGCCAGCTGGCGCTACCCGCGAACCGTCAAGGGGATCGAATTCGACACCTACCTCGAGTGGATGCGATCGGCGTGCGTCGTGTCCGCAATGGGGATTCCTGCCCTGTGCATGCCCGCGGGCTTCAGCGACAGCGGGCTCCCGGTGGGCATGCAGCTGGCCATGAACCACGGCCGCGACGTCAACCTGCTGCAGGTTGGGTTCGCGTACGAGCAGGCGACACACCATGCTCGCCGGGCACCCGAACTGCTGAGCGTCGGCCGCTGA
- a CDS encoding alpha/beta hydrolase produces MRKPRNSTKETGLSRVPVWVWRALMLRLPENDATRVRAKSIDTVEYHLDIDYVGDEKRDHRLDVMVPHDSTESLPVYIYFHGGGWTSGDKAPLTKYCASQAREGMVVVNANYRMAPRVQLSHMMQDGNDVLDWVVRNITEFGGDPSRIVLGGDSAGGHIAALLTASAFEPELAKYYGIEPHVDRTNLLGLVQHCSIADFSVMFERGFVLSLNFLRMLLPENGRGLHLRSAARFMSPIEWLDGGFPPVFITTSERDYFYRANLNFIDALRSKSILVDTLIYARNRVNTRHTWQQDSKHPESQEVYRRLGDFVRRVAPRPVAAVAAVAAVLPALPALVADTLVPRAL; encoded by the coding sequence GTGAGAAAGCCCCGCAATTCCACCAAAGAAACCGGCCTCTCCCGGGTTCCGGTCTGGGTGTGGCGGGCTCTCATGCTGCGCCTGCCCGAGAATGACGCCACGCGCGTTCGGGCTAAGTCGATCGACACTGTGGAGTATCACCTCGACATCGACTACGTGGGCGACGAAAAACGCGATCACCGCCTCGACGTGATGGTGCCGCACGATAGCACCGAGTCTCTTCCCGTGTACATCTACTTTCACGGCGGCGGCTGGACCTCCGGCGACAAGGCCCCGCTCACCAAATACTGCGCGAGCCAGGCCAGGGAAGGCATGGTGGTCGTGAACGCGAACTACCGGATGGCGCCCCGGGTGCAGCTTTCACACATGATGCAGGACGGCAACGACGTGCTCGACTGGGTCGTACGCAACATCACGGAATTCGGCGGCGACCCCTCCCGCATCGTGCTCGGTGGCGATTCCGCGGGCGGCCACATCGCGGCTCTGCTCACAGCCTCGGCTTTCGAGCCCGAACTCGCCAAGTACTACGGCATCGAGCCGCACGTGGACCGCACGAACCTGCTCGGGCTCGTGCAGCACTGCAGCATTGCCGACTTCTCGGTGATGTTCGAGCGCGGTTTCGTGCTGAGCCTCAACTTTCTGCGCATGCTGCTGCCCGAGAACGGCCGCGGCCTGCACCTGCGCAGCGCCGCCCGGTTCATGTCGCCGATCGAATGGCTCGACGGCGGGTTCCCTCCTGTGTTCATCACGACCTCGGAACGCGACTATTTCTACCGCGCCAACCTCAACTTCATTGACGCCCTGCGCAGCAAGTCGATCCTCGTCGACACCCTGATTTACGCGCGCAACCGGGTGAATACCCGTCACACCTGGCAACAGGACTCCAAGCATCCCGAGTCGCAGGAGGTCTACCGCCGCCTCGGCGACTTCGTGCGCAGGGTCGCACCGCGCCCGGTGGCAGCGGTGGCCGCCGTCGCGGCCGTGCTTCCCGCACTCCCCGCGCTCGTTGCGGACACGCTCGTTCCCCGGGCCCTGTAG
- a CDS encoding rhodanese-related sulfurtransferase encodes MAIPKILLYYVFTPLADPDAVRLWQRDLCEALGLRGRILISADGLNGTLGGDLPALKRYIRKTHDYPAFRNIDFKWSEGTGLDAAGLSLDFPKLAVKVRDEIVSFGAPGELTVDADGVVGGGTRLDPAALHELVEQRGDDVVFFDGRNAFEAEIGRFRGAVVPDVSNTREFVAELDSGRYDHLKGKPVVTYCTGGIRCEVLSGLMKSRGFGEVYQLEGGIVRYGEAYGDDGLWDGSLYVFDRRMSLDFSDHTAVVGHCRVCDEPTRHMLNCREVSCREQLVACEPCVALAAPACDAHA; translated from the coding sequence GTGGCTATTCCGAAGATCCTGCTCTATTACGTCTTCACGCCGCTCGCCGACCCCGACGCGGTGCGGCTCTGGCAGCGCGACCTCTGCGAGGCTCTCGGCCTGCGCGGCCGCATTCTCATCTCCGCCGACGGCCTCAACGGCACTCTCGGCGGAGATCTGCCGGCCCTCAAGCGCTACATTCGCAAGACCCACGATTACCCGGCCTTCCGCAACATCGACTTCAAGTGGAGCGAGGGCACCGGGCTCGACGCGGCCGGTCTCAGCCTCGATTTCCCCAAACTCGCGGTGAAGGTGCGCGACGAAATCGTAAGCTTCGGTGCGCCAGGCGAGTTGACAGTGGATGCCGATGGCGTCGTCGGCGGGGGAACCCGGCTCGACCCCGCCGCACTGCACGAACTCGTGGAGCAACGTGGGGACGACGTGGTGTTTTTCGACGGCCGCAACGCCTTCGAGGCCGAAATCGGCCGGTTCCGCGGCGCCGTCGTGCCCGACGTGTCCAACACGCGGGAGTTCGTGGCCGAGCTCGACAGCGGCAGGTACGACCATCTCAAGGGCAAACCCGTGGTCACCTACTGCACGGGCGGCATCCGTTGTGAGGTGCTGAGCGGCCTGATGAAGTCGCGTGGTTTCGGCGAGGTCTATCAGCTCGAGGGCGGCATCGTGCGCTACGGCGAGGCCTACGGCGACGACGGGCTGTGGGACGGCTCGCTCTATGTGTTCGACCGACGCATGTCGCTCGATTTCAGCGACCACACGGCGGTGGTCGGGCACTGCAGGGTGTGCGACGAGCCGACCCGCCACATGCTCAACTGCCGCGAGGTGTCCTGCCGCGAGCAGCTCGTGGCATGCGAGCCATGCGTTGCCCTCGCAGCTCCGGCCTGCGACGCGCACGCCTGA
- a CDS encoding Lrp/AsnC family transcriptional regulator, whose translation MRLLDPLERRIVAALQLDGRSPWRRIAEVLNEPERTVARRGTELLDAKLVQVAALRPQATSVILRVQSAPGTTRAAANALAQRRDSTFAYTMTGGVDCVAEILTRRERMPALLTDEVPGTVGLVRAVSYPVLRYFRTIRGWQPDLLTHVEASALSAGVTNDTWTLQPPLRLSTVDNEIVGALCRDGRVSCERLARLAGVSNATARRRTDWLLQNNHVYIRAVVEPASVGLPVEAFLWIRSEPHKVEAVGRELAASPLVRYAAAVAGDYQIVANVTAKDSAALYACVTSAPWVAHTKSIDISLLLGAFKRGGRVLNPAHA comes from the coding sequence GTGCGGCTACTTGACCCCCTGGAGCGGCGGATCGTGGCAGCCCTGCAGTTGGACGGGCGAAGCCCGTGGCGCAGGATCGCCGAGGTGTTGAACGAGCCGGAACGCACGGTCGCTCGCCGGGGCACCGAACTTCTCGACGCCAAGCTCGTGCAGGTTGCCGCGCTGCGTCCGCAAGCCACCTCCGTGATTCTGCGCGTGCAGAGCGCGCCGGGCACGACTCGCGCCGCCGCGAACGCCCTCGCCCAGCGCCGTGATTCGACCTTCGCCTATACGATGACCGGCGGGGTCGACTGCGTGGCCGAGATCCTCACCCGGCGCGAGCGGATGCCTGCCCTGCTCACCGACGAGGTCCCAGGGACCGTGGGGCTGGTGCGGGCGGTGAGTTACCCCGTGCTGCGGTACTTCCGCACCATTCGTGGCTGGCAACCGGATCTGCTGACGCACGTCGAGGCGAGCGCCCTGAGTGCAGGCGTGACAAACGACACCTGGACTTTGCAGCCTCCCCTGCGGCTGAGTACGGTGGACAACGAAATTGTCGGCGCCCTCTGCCGGGATGGACGGGTGTCGTGTGAACGCCTGGCCCGGCTCGCCGGGGTGTCGAACGCCACCGCACGCCGCCGCACCGACTGGCTGCTGCAGAACAACCACGTTTACATTCGCGCCGTGGTCGAACCGGCGAGCGTGGGTCTTCCGGTCGAGGCTTTTCTGTGGATCAGAAGCGAACCCCACAAGGTCGAGGCCGTGGGCCGGGAACTCGCAGCGTCGCCCCTGGTGAGGTACGCGGCGGCGGTCGCCGGCGATTACCAGATCGTGGCGAACGTCACCGCGAAAGACTCCGCAGCCCTGTACGCCTGTGTCACATCGGCACCCTGGGTCGCCCACACTAAATCGATCGACATCAGCTTGCTGCTGGGGGCATTCAAGCGAGGCGGTCGGGTGCTGAACCCGGCACACGCGTGA
- a CDS encoding YbhB/YbcL family Raf kinase inhibitor-like protein translates to MTQDPLARFGEVPQFTLTSTDMTDGHPLLAPQYGAGAGGADVSPELSWSGFPAETKSFAVTMYDPDAPTGSGFWHWAVCNLPASVTSLEAGAGAPGGASLPAEALVLPNETRQSAFAGAGPPPGTGTHRYQFVVHAVDMELLDLDPRSTPGVLGFNLHFHTLARAVLEATGVAGGATVG, encoded by the coding sequence ATGACGCAAGACCCGCTCGCCCGTTTCGGCGAAGTGCCGCAATTCACCCTCACGAGCACCGACATGACGGATGGACACCCTCTCTTGGCGCCGCAATACGGCGCGGGTGCCGGCGGGGCGGACGTCTCCCCCGAGCTGTCCTGGTCGGGATTCCCGGCCGAAACGAAGAGCTTCGCGGTCACGATGTACGACCCTGACGCCCCCACCGGCTCGGGATTCTGGCACTGGGCCGTCTGCAACCTGCCGGCATCCGTCACCTCGCTCGAGGCCGGCGCCGGAGCCCCAGGCGGTGCCTCGCTTCCCGCTGAGGCGCTTGTGCTGCCCAATGAAACGCGCCAGAGCGCTTTTGCGGGCGCCGGCCCGCCTCCCGGAACCGGCACGCACCGCTACCAGTTCGTGGTGCACGCCGTCGACATGGAGCTCCTCGACCTCGACCCGCGATCCACGCCGGGCGTGCTTGGCTTCAACCTGCATTTCCACACCCTGGCCCGGGCCGTTCTCGAGGCCACCGGAGTAGCGGGCGGCGCGACAGTCGGATGA
- a CDS encoding LysE family translocator, translated as MVSLPHLLAFSLASVALIALPGPTVLFVIGRSLALGRRGGILSVAGNALGLIPVILAVALGLGAIVAQSVVVFTIIKFAGAAYIVYLGIQAIRHRRSAMGASGVSLAHKSRRRLLAEGFVVGVSNPKSLVFFVAVLPQFVDYGAGSVVLQLLTLGLVFVVLAFIGDSTWALAAGAARHWFAKSPKRVEGLSATGGAMMIGLGGVLAVTGSQS; from the coding sequence ATGGTTTCCCTCCCTCATCTGCTGGCCTTCTCGCTCGCATCCGTGGCGCTGATCGCCCTGCCGGGGCCCACGGTTCTCTTCGTGATCGGGCGGTCGCTGGCCCTCGGGCGCCGGGGTGGCATTCTGAGTGTGGCCGGCAACGCCCTCGGATTAATCCCGGTCATCTTGGCCGTCGCCCTCGGTCTCGGCGCGATCGTGGCGCAGTCCGTGGTCGTGTTCACGATCATCAAGTTTGCCGGCGCCGCGTACATTGTGTACCTCGGCATCCAGGCCATCCGGCATCGCCGTTCGGCCATGGGTGCGTCGGGCGTGAGCCTGGCGCACAAGTCGCGCCGGCGGCTGCTCGCGGAGGGCTTCGTCGTGGGGGTGAGCAACCCCAAGTCGCTCGTGTTCTTCGTGGCCGTGCTACCGCAGTTCGTGGACTACGGCGCGGGCTCTGTCGTGCTGCAACTGCTGACCCTCGGCCTGGTGTTCGTGGTGCTCGCCTTCATCGGCGACAGTACCTGGGCTCTCGCGGCCGGCGCGGCCCGCCACTGGTTCGCGAAGTCCCCCAAGCGTGTCGAAGGTCTGTCGGCAACGGGCGGCGCCATGATGATCGGTCTCGGCGGCGTGCTCGCCGTCACCGGATCCCAGAGCTGA
- a CDS encoding cysteine desulfurase-like protein, producing MTYNAPAVRSHFPALATGIAHFDGPGGTQTPRQVGAAIALTLTRPLSNRGTRSLPERNADDAVTCFRQACADLLNTDPLGIVYGRSATALTYDFSRHLSHGWGPGDEIVVTRLDHDANIRPWVQAAERAGATVRWVDFDPETGELSAEAVAAQVNDNTQLVAVTAASNLIGTRPPIAEIARITHGVGALLWVDGVHYVPHASVDLEALGADFFVCSPYKFLGPHCGVLAASPELLDTIHPDKLLPSTDAVPERFEFGTLPYETLAGVTAAVDFLAALVPADMTDPAAPAPTRRDGLVRSSLALERHEKQLLELLESRLAELPGVTVWSRAAERTPTLLLTFAGKSAADASHALFERKILAPAGSFYAIEASRHLGLGDEGGLRIGLAPYNTAADVERLLVFLEEFLAA from the coding sequence GTGACCTACAACGCACCGGCTGTCCGCTCCCACTTTCCCGCCCTCGCCACCGGCATCGCCCACTTCGACGGCCCGGGCGGCACCCAGACCCCGCGCCAGGTGGGTGCTGCCATCGCGCTCACCCTCACCCGGCCGCTGTCGAACCGCGGCACCCGCAGCCTCCCCGAGCGCAACGCGGATGACGCCGTCACGTGCTTTCGACAGGCGTGCGCCGACCTGTTGAACACTGATCCGCTCGGGATCGTCTACGGCCGAAGCGCCACCGCCCTCACCTACGACTTTTCCCGGCACCTGTCCCACGGCTGGGGCCCCGGCGACGAAATCGTGGTGACGCGACTGGACCACGACGCCAACATCCGCCCCTGGGTGCAGGCCGCCGAGCGCGCCGGGGCCACCGTGCGCTGGGTCGATTTCGATCCCGAGACCGGTGAGCTTTCCGCCGAGGCCGTCGCCGCGCAGGTGAACGACAACACCCAGCTCGTGGCCGTGACCGCGGCGAGCAACCTGATCGGAACCCGCCCGCCCATCGCCGAGATCGCCCGGATCACCCACGGCGTCGGCGCGCTGCTCTGGGTGGACGGCGTGCACTACGTGCCGCACGCGAGCGTCGACCTTGAAGCCCTCGGCGCGGACTTCTTCGTGTGCTCGCCTTACAAGTTTCTCGGCCCGCACTGCGGCGTGCTCGCTGCCTCCCCCGAGCTGCTCGACACCATCCACCCCGACAAGCTGCTGCCCTCAACGGATGCCGTACCCGAGCGTTTCGAGTTCGGCACCCTGCCCTACGAGACGCTCGCCGGCGTCACGGCTGCGGTGGACTTCCTCGCCGCGCTCGTGCCCGCCGACATGACAGACCCCGCTGCACCGGCGCCCACCCGCCGCGACGGTCTCGTGCGATCGTCACTCGCCCTCGAACGGCACGAGAAGCAGCTGCTTGAGCTGCTCGAATCCCGCCTCGCCGAGCTGCCCGGGGTCACAGTGTGGTCCCGGGCCGCCGAGAGAACGCCCACGCTCTTGCTCACCTTCGCAGGAAAGAGCGCGGCCGACGCCTCGCACGCGCTATTCGAGCGCAAGATCCTGGCCCCGGCGGGGTCGTTTTACGCAATCGAAGCTAGTCGTCACCTCGGCCTCGGCGACGAAGGCGGGCTGCGCATCGGTCTCGCTCCGTACAACACGGCGGCCGATGTGGAGCGTCTCCTGGTGTTCCTCGAGGAATTCCTCGCCGCATAA
- a CDS encoding MmgE/PrpD family protein gives MKFHEVRVHRSDEHLAREGQLAWKIAQVATDPVPVTPAVAEMVINRIIDNAAVATASIVRDPVVAARAQALSHPRSTGGDGANIFGTDAAIRVSPEWAAWANGVAVRELDFHDTFLAAEYSHPGDNIPPILAVAQHLAATRGLGGGDLLRGIATGYEIQIDLVKAINLHEHKIDHVAHLGPSMAAGIGTVLGLDEQIIYQAVGQALHTTTATRQSRKGEISSWKAYAPAFAGKLAIEAIDRAMRGQTSPTPIYEGEDGVIAWLLDGPEHVYAVGLPDAGEAKLAILDSYTKEYSAEYQAQAWIDLARRLHRDYPEIAENTDTVASVVLYTSHHTHVVIGSGAHDPQKYNPDASRETLDHSIPYIFAVALQDGCWHQVDSYAPERAHRPDTVALWNCVTTVEDPEWTRRYHSTDMNEKAFGGRVVITLADGRTITDEIAVADAHPLGARPFARAQYVAKFRALADDVLEPDEIERFLETAQRLPDLSGPELRGLTITARRGLVHPATDPKGLF, from the coding sequence GTGAAGTTTCACGAAGTTCGTGTACATCGAAGTGACGAGCATCTGGCCAGAGAGGGCCAGCTCGCCTGGAAGATCGCTCAGGTCGCGACCGACCCGGTACCGGTCACCCCTGCGGTCGCCGAGATGGTGATCAACCGCATCATCGACAACGCCGCGGTGGCCACGGCCTCGATCGTGCGCGACCCCGTCGTGGCAGCCAGGGCCCAGGCGCTCAGCCACCCGCGCTCCACCGGCGGCGACGGCGCCAACATCTTCGGAACGGATGCCGCCATCCGCGTGTCGCCGGAATGGGCGGCGTGGGCCAACGGCGTGGCCGTGCGCGAGCTCGACTTCCATGACACCTTCCTGGCCGCGGAGTACTCACACCCCGGGGACAACATCCCACCGATCCTGGCCGTGGCCCAGCACCTCGCGGCCACCCGCGGGCTCGGCGGCGGAGACCTGTTGCGCGGCATCGCCACCGGCTACGAGATCCAGATCGACCTCGTGAAGGCGATCAACCTGCACGAGCACAAGATCGACCATGTCGCCCACCTCGGACCGTCGATGGCCGCCGGCATCGGCACCGTCCTTGGCCTCGACGAGCAGATCATCTACCAGGCCGTCGGCCAGGCGTTGCACACCACCACAGCTACCCGGCAGTCCCGCAAGGGTGAGATCTCAAGTTGGAAGGCCTACGCCCCCGCGTTCGCCGGCAAGCTGGCGATCGAGGCTATCGACCGGGCCATGCGCGGCCAGACCAGCCCGACGCCCATCTACGAGGGGGAAGACGGCGTAATCGCCTGGCTCCTCGACGGCCCCGAGCACGTCTACGCTGTGGGCCTGCCCGACGCCGGCGAGGCGAAGCTCGCCATCCTCGACAGCTATACCAAGGAGTATTCGGCCGAATACCAGGCGCAGGCGTGGATCGACCTGGCCCGTCGGCTGCACCGCGACTACCCCGAAATCGCGGAGAACACCGACACGGTGGCATCCGTTGTGTTGTATACCTCGCATCACACCCACGTGGTGATCGGCTCGGGCGCCCACGACCCGCAGAAGTACAACCCCGACGCGAGCCGGGAGACCCTCGACCATTCCATTCCCTATATTTTCGCGGTGGCCCTGCAAGACGGATGCTGGCACCAGGTCGATTCGTACGCCCCGGAGCGCGCCCACCGCCCCGACACCGTTGCGCTGTGGAACTGCGTCACGACCGTGGAAGACCCTGAATGGACCCGCCGCTACCATTCCACCGACATGAACGAGAAGGCCTTCGGGGGGCGGGTGGTGATCACCCTCGCCGACGGACGCACGATCACGGACGAGATCGCGGTGGCGGACGCGCATCCGCTCGGGGCCCGGCCGTTCGCGCGCGCGCAGTACGTGGCCAAGTTCCGCGCGCTCGCCGATGACGTTCTCGAACCCGACGAGATCGAGAGATTCCTCGAGACGGCCCAGCGCCTGCCCGACCTCAGTGGGCCGGAGCTTCGCGGCCTCACCATCACCGCCCGGCGTGGTCTCGTGCACCCCGCCACGGACCCCAAAGGCTTGTTCTAA
- a CDS encoding ABC transporter permease: MLLRGVAAEFTKILTTRMWWILLIVLFAYIAMLASGLAALFGGIASGAIPAEVAGTGGAGTPSGAGLPPLVYSFGATLGYVFPVLIGALATTGEFRHQTLTPTFLANPRRASVLAAKSIALFVVGAVFGLVAVLASVGTGALTMSTFGVDPLLGDSDTWALVGRLVLAMALWAIVGVGLGVLVPSQVAAIVIVLAFTQFIEPLLRLAAMFIDVTANIGKFLPGAASDALVGASFYSMMSPVGAGAASLEWWQGGLVLLGYAVVFTVGGYFVSWKKDVT; the protein is encoded by the coding sequence ATGCTGCTGCGCGGCGTCGCCGCCGAATTCACCAAGATTCTCACCACCCGCATGTGGTGGATCCTGCTCATTGTGCTGTTCGCATACATTGCGATGCTCGCGAGCGGCCTCGCGGCCCTCTTCGGCGGCATCGCCAGTGGCGCGATCCCCGCAGAGGTGGCGGGTACCGGGGGCGCAGGAACCCCCTCGGGCGCCGGCCTCCCGCCGCTCGTCTACAGCTTCGGGGCCACCCTCGGCTATGTGTTCCCTGTGTTGATCGGAGCTCTGGCCACGACCGGTGAGTTCCGGCACCAGACGCTCACGCCCACCTTTCTCGCCAATCCACGCCGGGCAAGCGTACTCGCCGCGAAGTCGATCGCGCTGTTCGTGGTGGGTGCGGTCTTCGGGCTCGTGGCGGTGCTGGCATCCGTGGGCACCGGCGCCCTCACCATGTCGACTTTCGGCGTCGACCCGCTGCTCGGCGACAGCGACACCTGGGCGCTCGTGGGCCGACTCGTGCTCGCGATGGCCCTCTGGGCGATCGTGGGCGTCGGGCTCGGTGTGCTCGTGCCCAGCCAGGTCGCGGCTATCGTGATCGTGCTCGCGTTCACCCAGTTCATCGAACCGCTGCTGCGTCTCGCGGCGATGTTCATCGACGTCACCGCGAACATCGGAAAGTTCCTGCCGGGCGCGGCCTCCGACGCCCTCGTGGGCGCGAGTTTCTACTCCATGATGAGCCCCGTCGGCGCCGGCGCCGCCTCGCTCGAGTGGTGGCAGGGCGGGCTCGTGCTGCTCGGCTACGCCGTGGTCTTCACGGTTGGCGGCTATTTCGTGAGCTGGAAGAAGGACGTCACATAG
- a CDS encoding DUF2809 domain-containing protein encodes MQREWVRQRIARRRLALFAAGALVVAVGLAVHFQAGGTAASLAADALYAALVYLIVAFLAPRSAPVRVAATAAGLCVVVELFQLTGVPSLLAEAWPPTALVLGTTFVAWDLVAYLVGAALAGLADRMVSSCATVRAARGR; translated from the coding sequence GTGCAACGTGAATGGGTGAGACAGCGGATCGCGCGGCGCCGGCTTGCCCTGTTCGCCGCCGGTGCGCTCGTGGTCGCGGTCGGTCTGGCCGTCCACTTCCAGGCCGGCGGGACCGCGGCGAGCCTCGCGGCCGACGCCCTGTATGCCGCGTTGGTCTACCTGATCGTGGCGTTCCTCGCGCCGCGCTCGGCGCCTGTGCGCGTCGCCGCGACGGCGGCGGGGTTGTGCGTCGTCGTGGAACTGTTCCAGCTCACCGGTGTGCCGAGCCTTCTGGCCGAGGCCTGGCCGCCAACGGCACTCGTGCTCGGCACGACTTTCGTGGCCTGGGACCTCGTGGCTTACCTCGTCGGTGCAGCCCTCGCCGGGCTCGCTGACCGCATGGTGTCGTCGTGCGCTACCGTGAGGGCCGCGCGCGGGCGCTAA
- a CDS encoding ATP-binding cassette domain-containing protein, translating to MPTGAVIEFSSITKRFGAATAVNDLSFTVEPGRVTGFLGPNGAGKTTSLRMLLGLVTPTRGTATFGGLAYRDLPHPLQTVGAALEAASFHPGRTARSHLNVYAIAAGLTRTRVMEVLTLVGLGEHAGQRVGGYSLGMRQRLGLAYALLGDPGVLVLDEPINGLDPEGIKWIRGFLRQLAAEGRTVLVSSHLLSEVQQSVDDVVIIARGELVHLGPLSSLDTDTAPQVVVDSPNREALSSALAAAGISFVAGRTGLLAAAPDPGQVGHVAFAAGVELSVLHRQKVGLEESFLALVGGGRSL from the coding sequence ATGCCAACGGGCGCTGTCATAGAGTTCAGCAGCATCACCAAGAGATTCGGCGCCGCCACCGCGGTCAACGATCTGTCTTTCACCGTCGAGCCGGGCCGGGTCACCGGCTTCCTGGGGCCGAACGGCGCCGGCAAGACCACAAGCCTGCGCATGCTGCTCGGCCTCGTCACGCCCACGCGGGGCACTGCCACGTTCGGCGGCCTCGCCTATCGCGACCTCCCGCATCCGCTCCAGACGGTGGGCGCAGCCCTCGAAGCGGCGAGCTTCCACCCCGGACGCACCGCCCGCAGCCACCTCAACGTCTATGCGATCGCGGCAGGGCTCACCCGCACGCGCGTGATGGAGGTGCTCACCCTAGTGGGCCTCGGCGAGCACGCCGGCCAGCGCGTGGGCGGGTACTCGCTGGGCATGCGCCAGCGCCTCGGCCTCGCCTACGCCCTGCTCGGCGACCCTGGCGTGCTGGTTCTCGACGAGCCGATCAACGGTCTCGACCCTGAAGGCATCAAGTGGATTCGTGGCTTTCTGCGCCAGCTGGCCGCCGAGGGTCGCACCGTGCTCGTGAGTTCGCACCTGCTCTCCGAGGTGCAGCAGAGCGTCGACGACGTGGTGATCATCGCCCGCGGCGAGCTCGTGCACCTCGGCCCGCTCTCGAGCCTCGACACGGACACCGCCCCGCAGGTTGTCGTGGATTCCCCGAACCGAGAGGCGCTCTCCTCCGCCCTCGCGGCCGCCGGAATCTCGTTCGTGGCCGGCCGCACGGGCCTGCTCGCCGCGGCACCCGACCCCGGGCAGGTGGGACACGTGGCCTTCGCGGCCGGAGTGGAGCTGAGCGTGCTGCATCGCCAAAAGGTCGGCCTCGAAGAGTCGTTCCTCGCGCTCGTGGGCGGGGGGCGGTCGCTGTGA